Proteins encoded by one window of Corynebacterium amycolatum:
- a CDS encoding carbohydrate ABC transporter permease → MTTETTTKLPKSKPAKQDEAKVGGVSKVIIYAILVFLTVVFLGPIAFIIFNSFKSKFAISDNPFQLPLGDMWVGFENYAVGLMKEGFGWAIVWSFVITILSVIAIVFFSAMTAYYITRVKTWWTSLLYYLFVFSMVIPFQMVMFPTVKIADMLHLNNPIGIVVLYLGFGSGLSVFMFAGFIKSIPIDIEEAAMIDGASPMQNYFRIVLPMLKPTAVTVAILNAMWVWNDYLLPYLVIGLSTKYKTIPVVVQSFVGSNGNRDLGAMMAMLVLAIIPIVIFYVATQKHIIEGVAAGAVKG, encoded by the coding sequence ATGACCACTGAAACGACCACCAAGCTCCCAAAGTCCAAGCCCGCTAAGCAGGACGAGGCCAAGGTGGGAGGCGTATCTAAGGTCATCATCTACGCGATTCTGGTGTTTTTGACCGTCGTGTTCTTGGGGCCAATCGCGTTCATTATCTTCAACTCGTTCAAGTCCAAGTTCGCAATTTCAGATAACCCCTTCCAGCTGCCACTAGGTGACATGTGGGTCGGGTTCGAAAACTACGCCGTCGGCCTGATGAAGGAGGGCTTCGGCTGGGCGATCGTGTGGTCCTTTGTCATCACGATCCTCTCGGTTATTGCGATTGTGTTCTTCTCTGCGATGACGGCTTACTACATCACGCGGGTGAAGACGTGGTGGACCTCGCTGCTGTATTACCTGTTTGTGTTCTCGATGGTCATCCCGTTCCAGATGGTGATGTTCCCGACCGTCAAGATCGCCGACATGCTGCATTTGAACAACCCAATCGGCATTGTGGTTCTCTACTTGGGCTTTGGTTCTGGTCTGTCGGTATTCATGTTTGCCGGCTTCATCAAGTCGATCCCGATCGATATCGAGGAAGCCGCGATGATTGACGGCGCATCTCCGATGCAGAACTACTTCCGCATCGTTTTGCCCATGCTCAAGCCGACTGCAGTGACAGTCGCAATTCTTAACGCGATGTGGGTATGGAACGACTACCTGCTGCCGTACCTGGTCATTGGCCTGTCCACTAAGTACAAGACCATCCCGGTTGTCGTGCAGAGCTTCGTTGGCTCCAACGGTAACCGTGACCTTGGCGCGATGATGGCAATGCTGGTGCTCGCAATCATTCCGATTGTGATCTTCTACGTCGCTACCCAGAAGCACATTATCGAGGGTGTTGCTGCGGGCGCCGTTAAGGGGTAG
- a CDS encoding PfkB family carbohydrate kinase: MQPNPDLNENPTVVVCGSIHLDTLVQVDSVPAEGGTLIVDDGTNSLGGKGANQAVAIAYDGVRAVMAGTVGEDRAADVVVEELNAHGVDVHSIKTSWDLPTGSAFVATNRKGRPVIFVQRGADALTDPTDFVDEFASADVVLAQGELLPEATEAIASVASMYSARLVLNLNPVVTVTPALIDHADPLIVNMKGAWETIRRLDIAEGIRATDYRAQLEALLQYCPSVIMLRGDHGCLFAQHSDGIDDEPTIYEHPALKLPEEKIVDGTGSGDAFVGTLTAELAKGTSLYDAIPLATAAGAAAVQAVGACSAFVRREKLLEMVEAEDFPQIKEYEG, translated from the coding sequence ATGCAGCCGAATCCTGACCTGAATGAGAATCCAACCGTCGTTGTATGCGGATCGATCCACCTAGATACCCTGGTCCAGGTCGATAGCGTCCCCGCCGAAGGTGGCACGCTCATCGTTGATGACGGCACTAATTCGCTAGGCGGTAAGGGCGCTAACCAGGCCGTTGCCATTGCTTACGACGGTGTCCGTGCTGTCATGGCCGGTACGGTTGGTGAGGATCGCGCTGCGGACGTCGTGGTCGAGGAACTCAACGCACACGGCGTAGATGTCCACTCCATTAAGACTTCCTGGGATTTGCCGACCGGCAGCGCTTTCGTTGCAACGAACCGCAAGGGCCGCCCGGTCATTTTTGTCCAGCGCGGTGCCGACGCACTGACGGACCCCACCGATTTCGTCGATGAGTTCGCATCAGCGGATGTCGTGCTCGCACAGGGCGAGCTCCTCCCGGAAGCAACTGAGGCCATCGCGTCCGTCGCATCCATGTACAGCGCGCGACTGGTACTGAACCTCAATCCGGTCGTAACCGTTACACCTGCGCTGATTGACCATGCAGATCCGCTGATTGTCAATATGAAGGGCGCCTGGGAAACAATCCGTCGCCTGGACATCGCCGAGGGTATCCGCGCTACCGACTACCGCGCACAGCTCGAGGCACTACTGCAGTACTGCCCCAGCGTCATCATGCTCCGCGGCGACCACGGCTGTCTCTTCGCACAGCACTCCGACGGTATCGATGACGAGCCGACAATCTACGAGCACCCCGCGCTCAAGCTGCCAGAGGAGAAGATTGTCGACGGCACTGGCTCCGGCGATGCGTTCGTCGGCACGCTCACCGCGGAACTGGCTAAGGGTACCTCGCTTTACGACGCCATCCCTCTGGCCACCGCCGCGGGTGCAGCAGCCGTACAGGCGGTCGGCGCATGCTCCGCGTTTGTCCGCCGCGAGAAGCTGCTAGAGATGGTCGAGGCGGAGGACTTTCCCCAGATTAAGGAGTACGAGGGCTAA
- a CDS encoding DUF4032 domain-containing protein — protein sequence MSETMKIAATTVASKLLRLPWHIPLEQWPDDLLAALPQGISRHIVRFVNLDDRVIAVKEIGEFTAHHEYRMLRDLIRLGAPSVRPLAVITGRKDADGEPLTAALVTEHLEYSLPYRAVFSQQVTRETVVRLIDSLAVLLVRLHLLGFYWGDVSLSNTLFRRDADAFSAYLVDAETGDLQGTLSDSRRLYDVDVAHTNIIGELMDLQAGGFLDPEMDVIAVGRRIIERYEDLWQELTGEESIGVEEPWLVDERMRRLNDLGFDVGELKVTSDGGRVVFRPRVVDAGHHHRQLMRLTGLDVQEGQARRMLNSMQTFRLSEGLEGIPLEQVAHRWLREVFEATILAVPEGLRGRLQDAQIFHEVLEHRWYIAEKRRADVPLQEAVQSYVARVLPGHRDESVYLPASDEVE from the coding sequence GTGTCGGAAACTATGAAAATAGCCGCGACAACGGTGGCTTCGAAGCTTTTGCGCCTTCCTTGGCATATACCTCTGGAACAGTGGCCAGATGATTTGTTAGCCGCCCTACCTCAGGGAATTTCCCGGCACATTGTCCGATTCGTCAACTTAGACGACCGCGTCATTGCAGTGAAAGAAATTGGTGAGTTCACTGCTCATCATGAATACCGAATGTTGCGTGACCTGATCAGGCTCGGTGCTCCATCGGTTCGCCCGCTCGCGGTAATTACCGGCCGTAAGGATGCAGATGGCGAACCGTTAACTGCCGCACTCGTCACAGAACATCTCGAGTATTCGCTGCCGTATCGTGCAGTTTTTTCTCAACAGGTCACCCGCGAAACTGTGGTTCGCCTGATTGACTCTTTAGCAGTTCTGCTAGTTCGTCTGCATCTGCTTGGTTTTTACTGGGGTGACGTGTCGCTGTCGAACACTCTGTTTCGTCGTGACGCAGATGCCTTTTCCGCCTACCTTGTCGACGCGGAGACGGGAGATTTGCAAGGTACGCTCTCAGATTCCCGCAGGCTCTACGATGTCGACGTTGCCCATACCAATATCATCGGGGAGCTCATGGATCTGCAGGCCGGCGGATTCCTGGATCCTGAAATGGATGTAATTGCGGTGGGTAGACGCATTATTGAGCGTTATGAAGATCTGTGGCAAGAGCTGACGGGGGAAGAATCCATCGGTGTTGAGGAGCCTTGGCTTGTCGATGAGCGGATGCGCAGGCTCAATGACCTCGGTTTCGATGTCGGTGAGCTGAAAGTCACGAGTGATGGTGGCCGCGTTGTGTTCCGACCACGGGTGGTTGACGCAGGCCATCATCATCGGCAGCTGATGCGGCTGACAGGATTGGACGTGCAAGAGGGGCAAGCGAGGAGGATGCTCAATAGTATGCAGACCTTTCGGTTGTCGGAAGGTCTGGAAGGGATCCCGCTAGAGCAAGTTGCGCACCGATGGCTGCGTGAAGTTTTCGAGGCCACAATCCTGGCTGTGCCCGAGGGGCTGCGTGGAAGGCTGCAGGATGCGCAGATTTTCCACGAGGTCTTGGAACATCGCTGGTACATAGCGGAAAAACGCCGTGCGGATGTGCCGCTTCAAGAAGCGGTGCAGAGCTACGTGGCCCGAGTGTTGCCCGGGCATCGCGACGAGTCCGTATATCTTCCGGCGAGCGATGAGGTCGAGTAG
- a CDS encoding carbohydrate ABC transporter permease translates to MQATLKKYFPIFVLPTLIAFAIAFLVPFVIGFFLSFTDFTTITNAQWVGIENYQKAFSEREGFVASFGFTLMVVVVSIITVNLFAFWIAWILTRKLKGTNFFRTVFFMPNLIGGIVLGYTWQSMINAVLASYGTTIVSDWKFGYAGLIILINWQLVGYMMIIYIAGLQNVPPELIEAAEIDGAGRWEILRHVTIPMVMPSITICLFLTLSNTFKLFDQNLALTNGAPGSETEMVALNIVNTMFNRVGVEGVGQAKAVIFVVVVVAIAMLQLRATRSKEVEA, encoded by the coding sequence ATGCAAGCAACATTGAAAAAGTATTTCCCAATTTTCGTGCTACCCACGCTGATTGCCTTTGCAATCGCGTTCTTGGTGCCGTTCGTAATCGGTTTCTTCCTATCATTTACTGACTTCACAACCATCACTAATGCGCAGTGGGTTGGTATCGAGAACTACCAGAAGGCCTTTAGTGAGCGCGAGGGCTTCGTCGCTTCCTTCGGATTTACTCTCATGGTGGTTGTTGTTTCCATCATTACTGTGAACTTGTTCGCGTTCTGGATCGCATGGATTCTGACGCGCAAGCTGAAGGGTACGAACTTCTTCCGAACAGTCTTCTTCATGCCGAACCTTATCGGTGGCATTGTGCTCGGTTACACCTGGCAGTCGATGATCAACGCCGTGCTGGCATCGTACGGTACGACGATTGTGTCCGACTGGAAGTTCGGTTACGCCGGTCTGATCATCCTCATCAACTGGCAGCTGGTCGGCTACATGATGATTATCTATATTGCCGGTCTGCAGAATGTCCCGCCGGAGCTCATTGAAGCTGCGGAGATTGATGGCGCTGGACGCTGGGAGATTCTGCGGCACGTTACTATCCCGATGGTCATGCCATCGATTACCATTTGCCTCTTCTTGACCCTGTCGAACACTTTCAAACTCTTCGATCAAAACTTGGCCCTGACCAATGGTGCGCCGGGTTCAGAGACAGAAATGGTTGCTCTGAACATCGTCAACACCATGTTCAACCGAGTTGGTGTGGAGGGCGTTGGTCAAGCCAAGGCAGTAATTTTCGTCGTCGTGGTCGTAGCGATCGCGATGCTGCAGCTGCGTGCTACTCGCAGCAAGGAAGTGGAGGCATAA
- a CDS encoding rolling circle replication-associated protein, with translation MATIQISPALLRLGAYDFNLREKRDERARERDRKMQDQQKALLKIERERARHKERVVAVERRLTELEGVLDTSTDVDVRADAIREHTVLMREWRGLGVIPAAEKLDAALESLRHARELAEGTLPTLKRMATENLKNAHNQHEHEKWAVYLEQLDACERREEDRRITEWSQKSRTRMIATFSELDWNAFLEQPGEIAMVTLTYPGDWQAVAPDAKTVYAHLNRLRLQFQRDWGRELLGVWKREFQRRGAPHYHLLMVVPEGACTVKSPVTSEKVQVDFTGWLAATWAKIVAADQSSGERARHLMAGTGVHHTRQSFESSRHASFYFSKYAAKSADGGSKGYQNVAPAQWIESGAGIGRFWGVFGLKKVMAVALITADEMIFFGRVLARWAHAQFGTKRRMLGKWRAGWLLMDDAPGMAKDLFRALNAYRSGDKKLPVGMRGSVTLRQATQ, from the coding sequence GTGGCGACGATTCAAATTTCCCCGGCGCTACTGAGGCTGGGTGCCTACGATTTTAATCTTCGGGAGAAGAGGGATGAGCGGGCACGGGAACGTGACCGCAAGATGCAAGATCAGCAAAAGGCATTGTTGAAGATTGAGAGGGAACGTGCGCGGCATAAAGAGCGCGTTGTGGCGGTAGAGCGTCGGCTAACCGAGCTAGAGGGCGTACTGGATACCTCGACGGACGTAGATGTCCGTGCGGATGCGATTCGTGAGCACACGGTACTGATGCGCGAGTGGCGGGGGCTTGGGGTTATCCCTGCTGCGGAAAAGCTGGATGCGGCGCTGGAGTCGCTGAGGCATGCCCGAGAGCTGGCAGAGGGCACTCTGCCGACTCTAAAAAGGATGGCAACCGAGAACCTGAAAAACGCCCATAACCAGCACGAACATGAAAAATGGGCGGTCTACCTAGAGCAGCTGGATGCTTGTGAGCGACGCGAGGAAGACCGTCGAATTACTGAGTGGTCGCAAAAATCGCGCACTCGAATGATTGCAACGTTTTCCGAATTGGACTGGAACGCGTTTTTGGAGCAACCTGGCGAAATCGCCATGGTGACGTTGACGTATCCGGGGGATTGGCAGGCGGTCGCTCCCGATGCAAAAACCGTGTATGCGCACCTGAATCGGTTGAGGTTGCAGTTTCAGCGTGACTGGGGACGCGAGCTGCTGGGAGTGTGGAAGCGTGAGTTCCAGCGTAGGGGTGCCCCTCACTATCATCTTTTGATGGTGGTGCCAGAGGGGGCGTGTACCGTGAAAAGCCCTGTGACCAGCGAAAAGGTGCAGGTGGATTTTACTGGCTGGCTTGCTGCGACATGGGCAAAAATTGTTGCTGCCGATCAAAGCTCGGGGGAGCGTGCGCGGCATCTGATGGCGGGCACTGGTGTGCACCACACGCGGCAGAGTTTTGAGTCCTCGCGTCATGCAAGTTTTTATTTTTCAAAGTATGCGGCGAAAAGCGCGGATGGTGGATCAAAGGGGTATCAGAATGTTGCGCCTGCGCAGTGGATTGAGTCGGGTGCGGGCATCGGGCGTTTTTGGGGCGTTTTTGGACTGAAAAAAGTTATGGCTGTGGCACTAATCACTGCTGATGAAATGATTTTTTTCGGACGAGTTCTCGCCCGCTGGGCGCATGCGCAGTTTGGTACAAAACGCCGCATGCTGGGTAAATGGCGTGCGGGGTGGTTACTGATGGATGATGCACCAGGTATGGCAAAAGACCTGTTCAGGGCGCTAAATGCGTATCGTTCAGGCGATAAAAAACTGCCGGTGGGTATGCGCGGATCAGTTACTCTCCGCCAGGCGACGCAGTAG
- a CDS encoding ABC transporter substrate-binding protein encodes MATAGLVACSSDDAVADGGVYFLNFKPEQDAAYQKIAKAYTDKTGVQVKVVTAASNSYEQTLKAEIGKKDAPTLFQVNGPAGLRTWQEYMADMSDTEIAQNLNEGIEPLKGEDGKVYGVPFAVEGFGLIYNEEIMDKYFAMPDAKAKSIDEIKAFGKLKEVAEDMQAKKDKLGISGTFASTSLASGEDWRWQTHLANGPVHYEFEDLGTKETADVKFKYNKEFKNLFDLYLNNSTVEKTLAPSKAVSDSMAEFAQGKAAMVQNGNWAWSQINDVSGNVVKQDKIKFMPMYMGLKDEDKTGISVGTENYLTVNSKASEASQKATKDFVNWLFNTDEGKKYVVEDLGFIAPFQNFTEADTPNDPLAKEVAAAIENEDLTTIPWDFQYFPSQQFKDDFGAALAQYASGKMPWDKVVETFADSWNAESPNN; translated from the coding sequence ATGGCAACCGCTGGTTTGGTTGCGTGCTCGAGTGATGATGCGGTTGCAGATGGTGGTGTCTACTTCCTTAACTTCAAGCCGGAGCAGGATGCCGCATATCAGAAGATTGCGAAGGCATACACTGACAAGACTGGTGTTCAGGTCAAGGTCGTTACCGCTGCTTCGAATTCCTATGAGCAGACTCTGAAGGCCGAGATTGGTAAAAAGGACGCGCCAACACTGTTCCAAGTCAATGGTCCGGCGGGCCTGCGTACTTGGCAGGAATACATGGCAGACATGTCTGACACTGAAATTGCACAAAACCTCAACGAGGGCATTGAGCCGCTGAAGGGGGAGGACGGCAAGGTATACGGCGTCCCGTTTGCAGTCGAGGGATTTGGCCTGATCTATAACGAAGAGATCATGGACAAGTACTTCGCGATGCCTGATGCCAAGGCCAAGAGCATCGACGAAATCAAGGCCTTCGGAAAGCTGAAGGAAGTCGCTGAGGACATGCAGGCCAAGAAGGACAAGCTGGGAATCTCCGGCACCTTCGCTTCCACCTCGCTCGCATCCGGTGAGGATTGGCGCTGGCAGACGCACTTGGCCAACGGGCCGGTTCATTATGAATTCGAGGACCTTGGCACCAAGGAAACCGCTGATGTGAAGTTCAAGTACAACAAGGAGTTCAAGAACCTCTTTGATTTGTACCTGAATAACTCCACTGTCGAAAAGACTCTGGCCCCGTCGAAGGCTGTGTCCGACTCGATGGCTGAGTTCGCTCAGGGCAAGGCCGCTATGGTTCAGAATGGCAACTGGGCATGGTCCCAGATCAACGATGTCTCTGGCAACGTGGTCAAGCAGGACAAGATTAAGTTCATGCCTATGTACATGGGTCTGAAGGACGAGGATAAGACCGGCATCTCGGTTGGTACTGAAAACTACCTGACGGTCAACTCCAAGGCTTCGGAGGCTTCCCAAAAGGCAACGAAGGACTTCGTCAATTGGCTGTTCAACACCGATGAGGGCAAGAAGTACGTCGTCGAGGATCTTGGATTCATCGCTCCGTTCCAGAACTTCACTGAAGCCGACACCCCGAATGACCCGCTGGCCAAGGAAGTTGCCGCAGCAATTGAGAACGAGGATCTGACCACCATCCCGTGGGACTTCCAGTACTTCCCGTCTCAGCAGTTCAAGGATGATTTTGGCGCAGCGCTGGCGCAGTACGCTTCCGGAAAGATGCCGTGGGACAAGGTTGTCGAGACTTTCGCCGACAGCTGGAATGCGGAATCTCCAAACAATTAA
- a CDS encoding ABC transporter ATP-binding protein → MATVTFSDATRIYPGATKPSVDKFNLEIADGEFLVLVGPSGCGKSTTLRMLAGLEEVNEGKIFIGDRDVTNVSPKDRDIAMVFQNYALYPHMTVRENMGFALKIAGVDKDEIDRRVEEAAKTLDLTQFLDRKPKALSGGQRQRVAMGRAIVRKPQVFLMDEPLSNLDAKLRVQTRTQIAAMQRRMGVTTMYVTHDQTEALTMGDRIAVINFGVLQQVGTPRELYETPANEFVAGFIGSPAMNLGTFNVSNGYATLGEAKIKLPEATLAAIVPEDQNQIIVGFRPEAFDLVEGPGDDVIPVQVNLVEELGSDAFMYGDLVGGGALSSGSSSNPDEEEHGQVVIRTAPRTAPKLGSVVYGKIRPGMLHLFSKSTGMRLPA, encoded by the coding sequence ATGGCTACTGTGACTTTTTCTGATGCCACTCGCATTTACCCTGGTGCGACGAAGCCTTCTGTGGACAAGTTCAACTTGGAAATTGCCGATGGTGAGTTCCTGGTTCTGGTGGGCCCCTCCGGTTGTGGTAAGTCCACAACACTGCGCATGCTTGCCGGTCTGGAAGAAGTCAATGAGGGCAAGATTTTCATTGGAGATCGTGATGTGACCAATGTCTCGCCCAAGGATCGCGATATTGCGATGGTCTTCCAGAACTACGCACTGTACCCGCATATGACGGTGCGCGAGAACATGGGCTTCGCGCTCAAGATTGCTGGTGTGGACAAGGACGAGATTGACCGTCGTGTCGAAGAGGCTGCAAAGACTCTGGATCTAACTCAGTTCCTGGACCGCAAGCCTAAGGCTCTGTCCGGTGGTCAGCGTCAGCGTGTGGCAATGGGGCGTGCGATTGTGCGCAAGCCGCAGGTGTTCCTGATGGACGAGCCGTTGTCGAACCTGGACGCGAAGCTGCGTGTTCAAACCCGCACACAGATTGCGGCCATGCAGCGTCGGATGGGCGTGACCACGATGTATGTCACCCACGATCAGACTGAGGCGCTGACCATGGGCGACCGCATCGCCGTTATTAACTTCGGTGTTCTGCAGCAGGTCGGTACTCCGCGTGAACTCTACGAAACCCCGGCAAACGAATTCGTCGCAGGCTTCATTGGCTCACCTGCGATGAACCTGGGCACGTTCAACGTCTCGAATGGTTACGCCACGTTGGGTGAGGCCAAGATTAAGCTGCCGGAAGCAACACTTGCTGCAATCGTGCCGGAGGATCAGAACCAGATTATTGTGGGCTTCCGTCCGGAGGCATTTGACCTGGTCGAGGGGCCGGGCGATGACGTCATTCCGGTGCAGGTCAATTTGGTCGAGGAATTGGGCTCCGATGCATTCATGTATGGCGACCTCGTCGGTGGTGGAGCACTGAGTTCCGGATCCTCCTCTAATCCGGACGAAGAGGAGCACGGTCAGGTGGTTATTCGTACCGCCCCGCGCACCGCGCCGAAGTTGGGCTCGGTAGTTTACGGCAAGATTCGCCCGGGCATGCTGCACCTGTTCTCTAAGTCGACTGGTATGCGCCTTCCAGCTTAA
- a CDS encoding thymidine kinase, with product MAKLYFRYGTMNSGKSIEVLRVAHNYRERDMRPLIAKPAVDTLADGDVHSRIGIAERAHLIHDGDDLSSLADGHDCLIIDEAQFLTPDQVDQLLGITLRGTPVLCYGLRTDFRTHAFPGSQRLLEVAHTIEEIKTICTCGQKAIFTARLNPDGSIILDGETVEIEALEAPKYISLCASCYNRMSGKWA from the coding sequence ATGGCAAAACTGTACTTCCGCTACGGGACCATGAACAGCGGAAAATCCATCGAGGTCCTTCGCGTCGCCCACAACTACCGCGAGCGCGATATGCGACCGTTGATCGCCAAACCGGCCGTGGATACTTTGGCTGACGGCGACGTGCACTCCCGCATCGGAATTGCGGAACGCGCGCACCTCATCCACGACGGCGATGACCTTTCCTCGCTTGCCGACGGCCACGATTGCCTAATCATCGATGAAGCACAGTTTCTCACCCCTGACCAGGTTGACCAGTTGCTGGGCATTACCCTTCGCGGTACTCCGGTGCTCTGCTATGGCCTGCGTACCGACTTTCGCACGCATGCCTTCCCGGGCTCCCAGCGATTGCTTGAAGTCGCCCACACCATTGAGGAAATTAAGACAATTTGCACCTGTGGGCAGAAGGCCATCTTTACGGCGCGGTTAAACCCGGACGGCAGCATTATTCTCGACGGCGAGACCGTGGAAATTGAGGCACTCGAAGCGCCGAAGTACATCTCCCTGTGTGCCAGCTGTTACAACCGGATGTCGGGTAAGTGGGCGTGA
- a CDS encoding PhoH family protein has translation MRTYVLDTSVLLSDPHATKKFDEHQVVLPLVVVSELEAKRHHPELGWFAREALRFLEELRYRYGHLDRPVPANDLGGFMHIELNHSDPSILPAGFRTAENDHRILACALNLQHDGHDVVLVTKDIPLRVKAGAVGLPADDYRAQDVVLTGYSGMVEVDVDPEEIDRLFANGFLELEQVQEQPLHCGVQLSAGSQSALARVSAPGVVKLVRGDTEAFGLKGRSAEQRVALDLLLDDSVGIVSLGGRAGTGKSALALCAGLESVLERGLHRRIVVFRPLYAVGGQNLGYLPGSEDEKMNPWAQAVYDTLEGLVSENVMDEIASRDMLEVLPLTHIRGRSLHDSFVIVDEAQSLERNVLLTVLSRLGSNSRVILTHDVAQRDNLRVGRHDGVQAVIEKLKGNELFAHITLKRSERSKIAELVTGLLD, from the coding sequence ATGCGTACCTACGTGCTTGATACCTCGGTCCTGCTGTCCGATCCCCACGCCACCAAGAAGTTCGACGAGCACCAAGTTGTGCTTCCGCTGGTCGTGGTGAGTGAGTTGGAGGCCAAGCGCCACCACCCAGAGCTGGGGTGGTTCGCCCGAGAAGCGCTCCGTTTCCTCGAAGAGCTGCGCTACCGCTACGGCCACCTGGACCGGCCTGTGCCCGCCAATGACCTTGGCGGGTTTATGCATATTGAGCTCAACCACTCCGATCCTTCCATCCTCCCCGCAGGCTTCCGCACCGCCGAAAATGATCACCGCATTCTCGCTTGCGCCCTTAACCTTCAGCACGATGGCCATGATGTCGTGCTGGTCACCAAGGACATTCCGCTTCGCGTTAAGGCTGGGGCGGTGGGATTGCCTGCCGACGATTACCGCGCCCAGGACGTCGTACTGACTGGGTACTCGGGAATGGTGGAAGTGGACGTCGACCCGGAGGAAATTGATCGTCTCTTCGCCAATGGCTTTTTGGAGCTCGAGCAGGTTCAGGAGCAGCCGCTGCACTGCGGCGTGCAGCTCAGCGCCGGTAGCCAGTCTGCGCTGGCAAGGGTGAGCGCCCCGGGCGTCGTCAAGCTTGTGCGGGGCGATACGGAGGCGTTTGGGCTGAAGGGGCGGTCGGCGGAGCAGCGTGTGGCGCTCGACCTGCTGTTGGATGACTCGGTGGGGATTGTTTCCCTCGGCGGCCGAGCCGGCACGGGTAAGTCGGCGCTTGCGCTGTGCGCGGGTCTGGAGTCGGTGCTGGAGCGCGGTCTGCATCGCCGAATCGTGGTGTTTCGTCCGCTCTACGCGGTCGGTGGCCAGAACCTTGGTTACCTGCCCGGTAGTGAGGACGAAAAGATGAACCCGTGGGCGCAGGCTGTTTACGACACGCTGGAGGGGCTGGTCTCGGAGAACGTCATGGATGAGATTGCCTCGCGCGACATGCTAGAGGTACTGCCGTTGACTCACATTCGCGGTCGTAGCCTGCATGACAGCTTCGTGATTGTCGATGAGGCACAGTCGCTGGAGCGCAACGTACTGCTGACGGTACTGTCGCGTCTTGGTAGCAATTCCCGGGTCATCCTTACGCACGATGTGGCGCAGCGTGACAACCTGCGCGTCGGCCGCCATGACGGTGTACAGGCGGTGATTGAAAAACTCAAGGGTAATGAGCTTTTTGCACACATCACGCTGAAGCGCTCGGAGCGCTCGAAGATTGCGGAGCTCGTGACGGGGCTGCTCGATTAA
- a CDS encoding DUF624 domain-containing protein, producing MDRFFSTDTKFYAAWSLLADLVIINLLMIVASIPIVTAGAATRAGVVVARDMVRDEGSRPVRRYLRALLDNWRTPTLWWLFTLVLAGAIGYEFYVISRADLGTVGLIFAAGVTSGALILLGITAWVYSLCSLSDGQSSLRRTLATATSMTVKNLPRTALAVLALLIVPAAIFFFPAKIYAIATYVFLIGYSLSWYLVMLALEPVLPDNAG from the coding sequence GTGGATAGATTTTTCAGCACCGATACAAAGTTCTACGCAGCCTGGTCGCTGTTAGCAGACCTTGTAATCATCAACCTGCTGATGATCGTCGCATCCATCCCGATAGTCACTGCAGGCGCAGCAACTCGCGCTGGAGTAGTGGTCGCTCGCGATATGGTCCGTGACGAGGGCTCGAGGCCCGTACGGCGTTACTTACGCGCCCTGTTGGACAATTGGCGCACACCAACCTTGTGGTGGCTGTTCACCTTGGTTCTCGCCGGTGCCATCGGCTATGAGTTCTACGTTATCTCGCGCGCGGACCTCGGCACTGTCGGCCTAATCTTCGCCGCAGGAGTTACCTCCGGGGCGCTAATACTGCTGGGAATTACCGCGTGGGTCTACTCGCTGTGCTCGCTTTCCGACGGTCAATCGTCGCTACGCCGAACCCTGGCAACGGCCACCAGCATGACCGTCAAAAACCTGCCGCGGACTGCGCTCGCAGTTTTGGCGCTTCTCATCGTGCCCGCGGCCATTTTCTTTTTTCCGGCGAAGATCTACGCGATCGCTACCTATGTCTTCCTCATCGGGTACTCGCTGAGTTGGTATTTAGTGATGCTGGCGCTTGAGCCCGTTCTGCCAGACAATGCTGGGTAG